A single genomic interval of Microbacterium sp. BLY harbors:
- a CDS encoding alpha/beta fold hydrolase — MHHETFGSPGTRPLLLLHGGGVAGWMWDPMRRHLDPARRIIIPDLPGHGRSATADYVSHEETVAGLVALLEQEGEAATVVGFSLGAQLAVLLAARRPDLVGDAVVISAQAEPMRAAGPTLALLRLTAGLARNPRFARLQARELFIPDELLPRYLETSAALSRTTLLRAVGENLRFTTPPAWRAHPGSALVLVGANEKPLMHRSAELLSRVHPRATLDVVAECGHGIPLQQPAALAARLEESLSA, encoded by the coding sequence ATGCATCACGAGACTTTCGGCTCCCCGGGGACCCGTCCTCTGCTGCTTCTGCACGGCGGCGGCGTCGCCGGGTGGATGTGGGACCCGATGCGTCGTCACCTCGACCCGGCACGGCGCATCATCATCCCCGACCTTCCCGGCCACGGTCGCAGCGCGACGGCGGACTACGTGTCCCACGAGGAGACGGTGGCGGGGCTCGTCGCCCTCCTGGAGCAGGAAGGGGAAGCAGCCACCGTCGTCGGGTTCTCCCTGGGCGCGCAACTCGCCGTGCTGCTCGCCGCCCGGCGCCCGGATCTCGTCGGCGACGCCGTCGTCATCAGCGCCCAGGCGGAGCCGATGCGCGCCGCCGGTCCCACCCTCGCCCTGCTCCGCCTGACCGCCGGACTCGCGAGGAACCCGCGCTTCGCCCGTCTCCAGGCGCGCGAGCTGTTCATCCCCGACGAGCTGCTCCCTCGGTATCTGGAGACCTCCGCCGCCCTCTCCCGCACGACGCTGCTGCGCGCGGTCGGGGAGAATCTACGGTTCACGACCCCGCCGGCGTGGCGCGCGCACCCCGGCTCCGCTCTGGTGCTCGTCGGCGCGAACGAGAAGCCGCTCATGCACCGTTCCGCCGAACTGCTCAGTCGCGTGCATCCGCGGGCGACCCTCGACGTGGTCGCGGAGTGCGGACACGGCATTCCGCTGCAGCAGCCCGCCGCGCTCGCCGCCCGTCTGGAAGAGAGCCTGTCCGCCTG
- a CDS encoding TetR/AcrR family transcriptional regulator, which produces MPRPLVPDRRRRILDAAEHLVLTAGFDAMSVAAIAHGAGIGKGAVYREFAAKQDILDALLERGAARLADDVARLAGVDPSLSTLYRATAVALLDDDLMTAAFLDDAGVLGARVSAQPPARYRARHARVVATIRDLQERGRIRRDVDPEGLALALSSATIGLLSAASVLGPLDAARLESAIDTIGRMAATFETE; this is translated from the coding sequence ATGCCTAGGCCGCTCGTGCCGGACCGCCGACGCCGCATCCTGGACGCGGCGGAGCACCTCGTCCTGACGGCCGGGTTCGACGCGATGAGCGTTGCGGCGATCGCGCACGGTGCCGGCATCGGCAAAGGCGCGGTGTACCGGGAGTTCGCGGCGAAGCAGGACATCCTCGACGCCCTGCTCGAACGCGGCGCCGCGCGGCTCGCGGACGACGTCGCGCGGCTCGCGGGCGTGGATCCCTCGCTCAGCACCCTCTACCGCGCGACGGCGGTGGCGCTGCTCGACGACGACCTCATGACCGCGGCGTTCCTCGACGACGCGGGCGTGCTGGGCGCGCGGGTGTCCGCACAGCCGCCCGCCCGGTACCGAGCGCGGCATGCGCGCGTCGTCGCCACGATCCGCGATCTGCAGGAACGCGGACGCATCCGGCGCGACGTCGACCCCGAAGGCCTGGCTCTGGCGCTGTCCAGCGCGACAATCGGGCTGCTCTCCGCCGCCTCCGTCCTGGGCCCCCTGGATGCCGCTCGCTTGGAGAGCGCCATCGACACCATCGGCCGCATGGCCGCGACCTTCGAGACGGAGTGA
- a CDS encoding alpha/beta fold hydrolase: protein MSAHRRTVILPGGEASVLEWRPAAETRVPVLLLHGGGADSAALSWGEVGPALAAAGHRVFAPDHPGFGRSPRATHPLTQECLVAGVGDVVEALGLREYAIAGLSLGAGMTLGHLLDRPEGVRSAALLGSYGLMPRLTDGPFSAVAHLSTFLLLRSGLLGAMTRAYGRDRRAMERGLRDLVRSPAARTPALVDAVLDEATTGQGLRTFGEWQRDQVRPMRLRTDYRDRLAEIRTPVLLVHGDRDSGVPLRRAQDAAAALPCGTLVVVPGAGHWVQRDRPDVVIPALRDAFAGGSDA, encoded by the coding sequence ATGTCCGCGCATCGTCGCACCGTGATCCTTCCCGGAGGGGAGGCGTCGGTGCTGGAGTGGCGACCCGCCGCGGAGACCCGGGTCCCGGTGCTCCTCCTGCACGGCGGAGGCGCCGACAGCGCCGCCCTCTCCTGGGGAGAAGTCGGGCCTGCGCTCGCCGCGGCGGGCCACCGCGTGTTCGCCCCCGATCATCCCGGATTCGGTCGCAGTCCCCGCGCGACGCACCCTCTGACGCAGGAGTGCCTCGTCGCGGGGGTGGGCGACGTCGTCGAGGCCCTCGGTCTCCGCGAGTATGCGATCGCCGGGTTGTCGCTCGGCGCGGGGATGACGCTCGGCCACCTCCTGGATCGTCCGGAAGGGGTGCGGTCCGCCGCCCTCCTCGGAAGCTACGGTCTGATGCCGCGTCTGACCGACGGTCCGTTCAGCGCCGTCGCCCATCTGTCCACCTTCCTGCTCCTACGGTCCGGCCTGCTCGGGGCGATGACGCGCGCATACGGCCGTGACCGGAGGGCGATGGAGCGCGGGCTCCGGGATCTGGTGCGCTCCCCCGCGGCACGCACGCCCGCTCTCGTGGACGCGGTGCTCGACGAAGCGACGACCGGTCAGGGACTCCGCACGTTCGGAGAGTGGCAGCGCGACCAGGTACGGCCGATGCGGCTCCGGACGGACTACCGCGATCGGCTCGCCGAGATCCGCACCCCCGTGCTCCTCGTGCACGGCGACCGGGACTCCGGGGTCCCGCTGCGACGAGCGCAGGACGCGGCCGCGGCCCTGCCCTGCGGAACGCTCGTGGTCGTCCCCGGTGCCGGCCACTGGGTGCAGCGCGACCGCCCCGACGTCGTCATCCCGGCGCTGCGCGACGCCTTCGCCGGGGGGTCCGATGCCTAG
- a CDS encoding YihY/virulence factor BrkB family protein, translated as MADTDTRDTDNRPEAPSRPGLVARITGPAIAWALARRPVRAVLLYSERRGPMLADSVTYRALFSVFAGVLLGFSLAALWLSGNPDAWRAIVDAVQSAVPGLIGDGGVINTEDLRSPASFSIAGIISLVALLGSALGAIGSLRTAIRTIAGTIQADILWIWVIIRNLLLGLGIGLAFVLAAGVTFIGQLGVTWIGDLLGVPSDSPLLAWSVRVLSLLVVFALDAALIVGAFLLLSGVRPSARSLWTGALLGAFGLIVLQQLSGLFVGGATSNPLLASFASLLALLIWLQLSTQVILVACAYIVTAEEERGDRLHERFGARTFVQRRLQRAEVDVKVATAELREAQRAAAEENGTPEKS; from the coding sequence GTGGCAGACACCGACACCCGAGACACCGACAACCGTCCCGAGGCCCCGTCGCGCCCCGGACTCGTCGCCCGCATCACGGGACCGGCGATCGCCTGGGCGCTGGCCCGGCGGCCTGTCCGCGCCGTGCTGCTCTATTCCGAACGCCGCGGTCCGATGCTCGCCGACAGCGTCACCTACCGCGCGCTGTTCAGCGTGTTCGCCGGCGTCCTCCTCGGGTTCTCGCTCGCCGCCCTCTGGCTCTCGGGCAATCCCGACGCCTGGCGGGCGATCGTCGACGCGGTGCAGTCGGCCGTCCCCGGCCTCATCGGGGACGGCGGTGTCATCAATACCGAAGACCTTCGGTCGCCGGCCTCGTTCTCGATCGCCGGCATCATCTCCCTCGTCGCGCTGCTGGGGTCAGCTCTCGGTGCCATCGGCTCGCTCCGTACTGCCATCCGCACGATCGCCGGGACGATCCAGGCCGACATCCTGTGGATCTGGGTCATCATCCGCAACCTCCTCCTGGGTCTGGGCATCGGGCTCGCCTTCGTGCTCGCCGCCGGGGTCACGTTCATCGGACAGCTCGGTGTGACCTGGATCGGCGACCTGCTCGGTGTGCCGTCGGACTCCCCGCTGCTCGCATGGAGCGTGCGGGTGCTCTCCCTGCTGGTGGTCTTCGCCCTCGACGCCGCCCTCATCGTCGGCGCCTTCCTGCTGCTCTCCGGGGTGCGCCCCTCCGCCCGCTCGCTGTGGACCGGAGCGCTCCTCGGCGCGTTCGGCCTGATCGTGCTGCAGCAGCTCTCGGGCCTCTTCGTCGGGGGCGCCACGAGCAACCCGCTCCTGGCCTCGTTCGCCTCGCTGCTCGCCCTGCTGATCTGGCTGCAGCTGTCCACCCAGGTGATCCTCGTCGCGTGCGCCTACATCGTCACGGCCGAGGAGGAGCGCGGCGACCGTCTGCACGAACGGTTCGGGGCGCGGACGTTCGTCCAGCGGCGTCTGCAACGCGCCGAGGTCGACGTGAAGGTCGCGACCGCCGAGCTGCGCGAGGCGCAGCGCGCGGCGGCCGAGGAGAACGGCACCCCCGAGAAGTCGTGA
- the lysA gene encoding diaminopimelate decarboxylase, whose translation MLDSAATLAPDWLVVPDDPNDLAAGVWPASAARDEDGALVLAGVPAPELVRTYGTPLLVLDEDEVRGRARAFRDAFDRAASAHGTTAQVYYAGKAFLCTTVARWVVDEGLRVDVCTGGELEVALAAGVAPSSLGFHGNNKSVAELERAVAVGVGTIVVDSAIEIERLAAITARTDTVQRVMVRVISGVHAETHDFLATAHEDQKFGFPLAEAEVAVARIREIPGLEFAGLHCHIGSQIFGVAGFRESASRVLELHAALLAHGPVPQLNLGGGFGIAYTRVDDPTPIDDLAGGIVAAVAEGCEARGIPVPALSFEPGRAIVGTAGVTLYEVGTTKDVTVASGATRRYVSVDGGMSDNARTALYGASYSARLASRTGTGVPQLSRVVGKHCESGDIVVDHEYLPGDVTPGDLLAVPATGAYCASLASNYNHVPRPPIVAVREGRSRVIVRGETVHDLLARDAGIDGAHAPEGAR comes from the coding sequence GTGCTCGACTCTGCCGCCACGCTCGCTCCGGACTGGCTCGTCGTCCCCGACGACCCGAACGATCTCGCGGCCGGCGTCTGGCCGGCGTCGGCGGCACGGGATGAGGACGGCGCTCTGGTGCTCGCCGGCGTGCCCGCACCGGAGCTGGTGCGCACCTACGGCACGCCGCTCCTCGTGCTCGACGAAGACGAGGTGCGCGGGCGCGCGAGGGCCTTCCGCGACGCGTTCGACCGTGCCGCCTCCGCGCATGGCACGACCGCGCAGGTGTACTACGCGGGGAAGGCGTTCCTGTGCACGACGGTCGCACGCTGGGTCGTCGACGAGGGACTGCGCGTCGACGTATGCACAGGCGGCGAGCTCGAGGTGGCCCTCGCCGCGGGCGTGGCGCCCTCCTCGCTCGGCTTCCACGGCAACAACAAGTCGGTCGCCGAACTGGAACGAGCGGTCGCCGTCGGGGTCGGCACCATCGTCGTCGACAGTGCGATCGAGATCGAGCGGTTGGCGGCCATCACGGCGCGGACCGACACCGTGCAGCGCGTGATGGTCCGCGTGATCAGCGGTGTGCACGCGGAGACCCATGACTTCCTCGCCACGGCCCACGAGGACCAGAAGTTCGGTTTCCCGCTCGCCGAGGCGGAGGTCGCGGTCGCCCGGATCCGCGAGATCCCCGGTCTGGAGTTCGCCGGCCTGCACTGCCACATCGGTTCCCAGATCTTCGGCGTCGCCGGATTCCGGGAATCCGCATCGCGCGTGCTCGAGCTGCACGCCGCGCTCCTCGCGCACGGCCCTGTGCCGCAGCTGAACCTCGGCGGCGGGTTCGGCATCGCCTACACCCGGGTCGACGACCCCACCCCGATCGACGACCTGGCCGGCGGGATCGTCGCCGCAGTCGCCGAGGGCTGCGAGGCGCGGGGGATCCCGGTGCCCGCGCTCTCGTTCGAGCCCGGCCGCGCGATCGTCGGCACGGCCGGCGTCACACTGTACGAGGTCGGCACGACGAAGGACGTCACCGTCGCTTCGGGGGCGACCCGGCGCTACGTCAGCGTGGACGGCGGCATGAGCGACAACGCCCGCACCGCCCTCTACGGGGCCAGTTACTCGGCCCGCCTCGCGTCGCGGACGGGCACGGGGGTGCCGCAGCTGAGCCGGGTGGTCGGCAAGCACTGCGAATCGGGTGACATCGTCGTCGATCACGAGTACCTTCCGGGCGATGTCACACCCGGCGACCTCCTCGCCGTCCCCGCCACGGGGGCGTACTGCGCGTCGCTCGCGAGCAACTACAACCACGTCCCGCGTCCGCCGATCGTGGCGGTCCGCGAGGGCCGCTCGCGGGTGATCGTCCGCGGCGAGACCGTCCACGACCTGCTGGCCCGCGACGCGGGCATCGACGGGGCGCACGCCCCCGAGGGAGCACGATGA
- a CDS encoding homoserine dehydrogenase yields MTDYRRLRVALLGAGAVGSQVAALLLRHGDELADRAGAALELAGIAVRDLDAPRDVELPKELFTTDAESLIVGADIVIELIGGIEPARTNILQAIGSGADVVTANKALLATHGPELFEAADRVGASVYYEAAAAGAIPIIRPLRDSLAGDRVVRIMGIVNGTTNYILDRMDTEGADFADVLADAQRLGYAEADPTADVEGYDAAQKAAILASLAFHTAVPLEAVHREGITTITASMIEEARAAGFVIKLLAVCERIEADGAESISVRVYPALVPVTHPLASVHGANNAVFVEAEAAGSLMFYGAGAGGVQTASAVLGDVVSAARRHIAGGVGVGESTRANLPVVPIGHVTTRYQITLEVSDAPGVLATVAGILSDGGVSVATVVQTVEGEDEPTARLIIGTHRATEQALSDTVRVLAESDVVARVVSVLRVEGE; encoded by the coding sequence ATGACTGACTACAGACGACTTCGCGTGGCGCTGCTGGGCGCCGGAGCCGTCGGCTCCCAGGTGGCGGCCCTGCTGCTCCGCCACGGCGACGAGCTGGCCGACCGCGCCGGAGCCGCGCTGGAACTGGCGGGCATCGCCGTGCGCGACCTCGATGCGCCCCGTGACGTCGAGCTGCCGAAGGAGCTCTTCACGACGGATGCGGAGTCGCTCATCGTCGGCGCCGACATCGTGATCGAGCTGATCGGCGGCATCGAGCCCGCCCGCACCAACATCCTCCAGGCCATCGGCTCGGGGGCCGATGTCGTCACCGCCAACAAGGCGCTGCTCGCGACGCACGGACCCGAGCTCTTCGAAGCCGCGGACAGGGTCGGCGCCTCGGTCTACTACGAGGCCGCGGCCGCGGGCGCGATCCCCATCATCCGCCCCCTGCGCGACTCGCTCGCGGGCGACCGCGTGGTGCGGATCATGGGAATCGTCAACGGCACCACGAACTACATCCTCGACCGGATGGACACCGAGGGCGCCGACTTCGCCGACGTGCTCGCGGACGCGCAGCGCCTGGGCTACGCGGAGGCGGACCCCACCGCCGACGTGGAGGGCTACGACGCCGCGCAGAAGGCGGCGATCCTCGCGAGCCTCGCCTTCCACACCGCGGTCCCGCTCGAGGCGGTGCACCGCGAGGGCATCACCACCATCACGGCGTCCATGATCGAGGAGGCGCGCGCGGCGGGTTTCGTCATCAAGCTGCTTGCGGTGTGCGAGCGGATCGAGGCCGACGGCGCCGAGTCCATCTCGGTGCGGGTCTACCCGGCGCTGGTGCCGGTCACCCACCCGCTCGCCTCCGTGCACGGCGCCAACAACGCCGTGTTCGTCGAGGCCGAGGCCGCCGGTTCCCTCATGTTCTACGGCGCCGGGGCGGGTGGCGTCCAGACCGCCTCCGCCGTCCTGGGCGACGTCGTCTCGGCGGCGCGTCGGCACATCGCCGGGGGCGTGGGCGTCGGTGAGTCCACCCGCGCCAACCTCCCGGTGGTGCCGATCGGTCACGTGACGACGCGGTACCAGATCACGCTCGAGGTCTCCGACGCCCCCGGCGTGCTGGCCACCGTTGCCGGCATCCTCAGCGACGGCGGCGTGTCGGTCGCGACGGTCGTGCAGACCGTCGAAGGCGAGGACGAGCCCACCGCGCGGCTCATCATCGGTACGCACCGCGCCACCGAGCAGGCGTTGAGCGACACGGTGCGCGTGCTCGCCGAGAGCGATGTCGTCGCCCGTGTGGTCTCCGTGCTCCGGGTGGAAGGCGAGTGA
- the thrB gene encoding homoserine kinase has product MTTVTAPAPEEHGARIGRTVEVTVPATSANLGPGFDTLGLALSIYDRLEVTALPAGQLEIEVSGSGAEDIPRDASNLIVRTIAHVFADAGRPMPGLRIVAENAVPHGRGLGSSGAAVAAGVLAAKGLLAGDVDISDTDLLRLATELEGHPDNVAPALFGGLTIAWMGERGPQHKKLLVHRGVSPLVLVPAYTMSTSQARSLQPPHVSTADAVFNVSRSALLIAALMQSPELLLDATADRLHQDYRAGAMPETQRLVQALRAAGFAAVVSGAGPSVLVLADGPGSRLDAVEVANQVTDTPWEALLLAVDVRGGTVGDRAEGST; this is encoded by the coding sequence GTGACGACGGTGACGGCTCCCGCTCCCGAGGAGCACGGTGCGCGCATCGGCCGCACGGTCGAGGTGACGGTCCCGGCGACGAGCGCCAACCTCGGCCCCGGGTTCGACACGCTCGGCCTCGCGCTCAGCATCTACGACCGTCTCGAGGTGACCGCACTGCCCGCGGGGCAGCTCGAGATCGAGGTGTCCGGCTCCGGGGCCGAGGACATCCCGCGGGACGCGTCGAACCTCATCGTGCGGACGATCGCCCATGTGTTCGCGGACGCGGGCAGGCCGATGCCGGGTCTGCGCATCGTGGCCGAGAACGCCGTCCCGCACGGGCGTGGCCTCGGCTCCTCCGGAGCGGCGGTCGCCGCGGGCGTGCTCGCCGCGAAGGGGCTGCTCGCGGGGGACGTCGATATCTCGGACACGGACCTCCTTCGCCTCGCGACCGAGCTGGAAGGGCACCCGGACAACGTGGCGCCCGCCCTGTTCGGCGGGCTCACGATCGCCTGGATGGGGGAGAGGGGCCCGCAGCACAAGAAGCTCCTGGTGCACCGCGGCGTCTCCCCGCTCGTGCTCGTCCCGGCCTACACGATGTCGACCTCGCAGGCGCGTTCGCTGCAGCCTCCGCACGTCTCGACGGCGGATGCGGTGTTCAACGTGTCGCGCTCGGCGCTGCTGATCGCGGCGCTGATGCAGAGCCCGGAACTGCTCCTGGACGCCACCGCCGATCGCCTGCACCAGGACTACCGGGCCGGTGCCATGCCGGAGACGCAGCGGCTGGTCCAGGCCCTCCGTGCCGCGGGCTTCGCCGCCGTCGTCTCCGGTGCGGGGCCGAGCGTGCTCGTGCTGGCGGACGGTCCGGGCAGTCGTCTCGATGCGGTGGAGGTGGCCAATCAGGTGACCGACACCCCGTGGGAGGCGCTCCTGCTCGCCGTCGACGTCCGTGGTGGTACAGTGGGGGATCGAGCGGAGGGCTCCACGTAG